ATACGGGCGTCATGCTTTTCATTGCCTTATTGGGCGCGCTCTTGGGCGGACTGGGCTTTCTCTTGGGCCAATTGGGCCGAGATATTGCCACCGGCCCCGTGGATAGCCGTTCTAAACGCCGAAGAAGAGGACGTAAACGCTCTGCAGCTACCTTTAAGCTTTAATTTTTTTTGGGGCTGCCCCGCCCTGCGGGCGGGTCGGGCTGTGCCGCAGCTCGCAGGTCTGCTCGGCCCTGCAGGCCTTTGCCGCTTTGCGGCAAAGGCCTTGGGTCTGCCGCCTGCGGCGGCCCTGCTATCCATCCCTCAGCCGCGTCGCTGCGCTCCTTTGCGGCGGCTTCGCCGCCTGTCCACCGCAAAATGGACCAATAAATAGCTAGTTTTTTTAACGAATATATATTATGAGTACAGAAAAAAAAGCCCACAGATCGGGCTTTGTCAATATTGTAGGCCACCCCAATGTGGGCAAATCTACCTTGATGAACGCCCTGGTTGGCGAACGGATGTCTATTATTACGAATAAACCCCAAACCACTCGCCACCGCATCCTGGGCATCGTCTCCGAAGAAGATTTTCAGATCGTTTTTAGCGATACCCCCGGCCTGATTCAAGACCCTAGCTATAAAATGCAGGAGCGCATGAATGAATATGTCAAATCTACCCTAGAGGATAGCGATTTGATGCTACTAGTGGCCGATGCTACCGAAAAAATTGCTGATGAATCTGCCATTTTTGAGCTTTTGGCCAAACTAAAGGCCCCCGTTTTTCTTTTGCTCAATAAAATTGATCTGCTGCCCCCCAAAGAGCAACTAGAACAATTGGCCGCCTGGAGCAAAAAACTCGACTTTGCCGAGCTCATTCCCATCTCCGCCCTCAATCGCATCAATACCGATTTGGTCCTCGAAAAAGTGATCGAACGCATGCCCGAAGGCCCAACCTATTACCCTAAAGAGCAGTTTACCGACCGCCCAGAACGCTTCTTTATGTCGGAAATCATCCGAGAAAAGATCTTACTCAATTACCATCAGGAAATTCCCTATTCGGTAGAAGTAGTGGTAGAGGCTTTTCAAGAAGAAGAAGATATTACCCGCATTTTGGCCAATATTTATGTGGCCCGAAAAACTCAAAAAGCAATTCTTATCGGTAAAGGAGGCCAAGCCATCAAACGCCTA
This genomic interval from Saprospira grandis contains the following:
- the era gene encoding GTPase Era, coding for MSTEKKAHRSGFVNIVGHPNVGKSTLMNALVGERMSIITNKPQTTRHRILGIVSEEDFQIVFSDTPGLIQDPSYKMQERMNEYVKSTLEDSDLMLLVADATEKIADESAIFELLAKLKAPVFLLLNKIDLLPPKEQLEQLAAWSKKLDFAELIPISALNRINTDLVLEKVIERMPEGPTYYPKEQFTDRPERFFMSEIIREKILLNYHQEIPYSVEVVVEAFQEEEDITRILANIYVARKTQKAILIGKGGQAIKRLGRDARLAIQEFLETKVYLELHVKIKDNWRDDERSLNYFGYTS